In a single window of the Nocardioides plantarum genome:
- a CDS encoding polyprenol monophosphomannose synthase → MVMVLPTYDEALNLAWIVGRLHAAQPGLDVLVVDDQSPDGTGEIADRLAAADPRVHVLHRSAKGGLGAAYLAGFGWALEHGYDVIGEMDADGSHQPEQLHRLIDALPGADLVIGSRWVPGGSVVNWPLRRELLSRGGNIYVRLLLGIRVRDATAGYRLFRRSTLERIDLDQVRSTGYVFQTDMVSRTLHAGLVVREVPIEFVERVRGESKMSGAVATESLRRITVWGLRERRDQVRRGLASRRRPPPPT, encoded by the coding sequence ATGGTGATGGTCCTCCCGACCTACGACGAGGCCCTCAACCTGGCCTGGATCGTGGGGCGCCTGCACGCCGCGCAGCCGGGGCTCGACGTGCTCGTGGTCGACGACCAGTCACCCGACGGCACCGGTGAGATCGCCGACCGGCTGGCGGCCGCCGACCCCCGCGTCCACGTGCTCCACCGCAGCGCCAAGGGCGGCCTCGGGGCGGCGTACCTCGCCGGCTTCGGCTGGGCCCTCGAGCACGGGTACGACGTGATCGGCGAGATGGACGCCGACGGGTCGCACCAGCCCGAGCAGCTGCACCGGCTCATCGACGCGCTGCCCGGGGCCGACCTGGTCATCGGGTCGCGCTGGGTGCCGGGCGGCAGCGTCGTCAACTGGCCGCTGCGCCGCGAGCTCCTCTCGCGCGGGGGCAACATCTACGTCCGGCTGCTGCTCGGCATCCGCGTGCGCGACGCGACCGCGGGCTACCGGCTGTTCCGACGCAGCACCCTGGAGCGGATCGACCTCGACCAGGTCCGCTCCACCGGCTACGTCTTCCAGACCGACATGGTGAGCCGGACCCTGCACGCCGGGCTCGTCGTGCGTGAGGTGCCGATCGAGTTCGTCGAACGGGTCCGCGGCGAGTCGAAGATGAGCGGGGCGGTGGCCACCGAGTCGCTGCGCCGGATCACCGTGTGGGGCCTGCGCGAGCGCCGCGACCAGGTACGCCGTGGCCTCGCGTCGCGTCGTCGCCCCCCGCCGCCCACCTGA
- a CDS encoding hotdog domain-containing protein: MSLPPEPQPHPQPVVGTRVVHRRYVPYAHAHYAGNLVDGAYSLGLFGDVATELCIVTDGDEGLFASYSDVQFKAPVRAGDVLEVTAELVRAGTRSRLMEFAVRVVARGAATAERPGRAEVIEPPLLATTATGTVVVPG, translated from the coding sequence ATGTCCCTCCCGCCAGAGCCCCAGCCCCACCCCCAGCCGGTCGTCGGGACCCGCGTCGTCCACCGGCGCTACGTCCCCTACGCCCACGCCCACTACGCCGGCAACCTCGTCGACGGTGCCTACAGCCTCGGGCTGTTCGGCGACGTCGCCACCGAGCTGTGCATCGTCACCGACGGCGACGAGGGGCTCTTCGCCTCCTACTCCGACGTCCAGTTCAAGGCCCCTGTGCGGGCCGGTGACGTGCTGGAGGTCACCGCCGAGCTGGTCCGTGCTGGCACCCGGTCGCGGCTGATGGAGTTCGCCGTCCGCGTGGTCGCCCGGGGGGCTGCGACCGCGGAGCGACCGGGCCGGGCCGAGGTAATCGAGCCGCCGTTGCTGGCGACCACGGCCACCGGCACCGTGGTGGTTCCGGGCTGA
- the lnt gene encoding apolipoprotein N-acyltransferase: MLARSLVAALAGVVLSLAYEPVAVAYVMPFALAAYAVCTREVRSRAGFLVGLAFGVGFYFPHIHWMSPSIGLPAWLALASVEALFYGVLGALSPVIQRLRSWPAWLAAAWVAMETIRSTWPFSGMPWGRLGFGVVDTPLAPALAYVGVNGVSMLVALLGFLLARLLLSARGDERLFALAAVVLVAAVSVIPAVRPWTLDTTGTATVAAVQGNVPGRGDDVLYDVEQLTQNHVDATVALADRVAAGESPGPDFVVWPENSTARDPFEDAGINAGITRATQAIGVPVLVGAIVDADAGHILNQGIVWDPETGAGDRYAKRHPVAYGEYIPLRSVLPDSLVNSGQLARIPRDMLSGSRSTPLTIACVEVADSICFDVAYDDGIKTQVDHGAELLAVQTSNASFIFTDQIEQQFAITRARAIETGRYVVVAATNGVSGVIAPDGSVVERTQRRTQDVVVQTVDLKSGRTPGLAVGEVLRAGTPVVTVLGVLCGIIVGRRKPTTAVQPPPRIEDPDA; the protein is encoded by the coding sequence GTGCTGGCCCGCTCCCTCGTCGCGGCGCTCGCCGGGGTGGTCCTCTCGCTGGCCTACGAGCCGGTGGCCGTGGCCTACGTGATGCCGTTCGCGCTCGCGGCGTACGCCGTGTGCACGCGCGAGGTCCGCTCGCGGGCAGGCTTCCTGGTGGGCCTGGCCTTCGGAGTCGGGTTCTACTTCCCCCACATCCACTGGATGAGCCCGTCGATCGGGCTGCCCGCCTGGCTGGCACTGGCGTCCGTCGAAGCGCTGTTCTACGGGGTCCTCGGCGCCCTGTCGCCGGTCATCCAGCGGCTGCGGTCGTGGCCGGCGTGGCTGGCCGCCGCCTGGGTCGCGATGGAGACCATCCGCTCGACGTGGCCGTTCAGCGGGATGCCGTGGGGCCGGCTGGGCTTCGGCGTGGTGGACACCCCGCTGGCCCCGGCGCTGGCCTACGTGGGCGTCAACGGGGTCAGCATGCTGGTGGCGCTGCTCGGCTTCCTGCTGGCCCGGCTGCTGCTGTCCGCCCGGGGCGACGAGCGGCTGTTCGCGCTGGCCGCGGTCGTGCTGGTCGCGGCGGTGTCGGTCATACCCGCGGTGCGCCCCTGGACGCTCGACACGACGGGCACGGCCACGGTGGCCGCCGTGCAGGGCAACGTCCCCGGTCGCGGCGACGACGTCCTCTACGACGTCGAGCAGCTCACGCAGAACCACGTCGACGCGACCGTCGCGCTGGCCGACCGCGTCGCCGCGGGCGAGTCGCCGGGGCCCGACTTCGTCGTCTGGCCGGAGAACTCCACGGCCCGCGATCCCTTCGAGGACGCCGGGATCAACGCCGGCATCACCCGCGCGACCCAGGCCATCGGCGTGCCCGTGCTGGTCGGGGCCATCGTCGACGCGGATGCCGGCCACATCCTCAACCAGGGCATCGTCTGGGACCCCGAGACCGGTGCGGGGGACCGCTACGCCAAGCGGCACCCCGTCGCCTACGGCGAGTACATCCCGCTGCGCAGCGTCCTGCCCGACAGCCTGGTCAACAGCGGCCAGCTGGCCCGGATCCCGCGCGACATGCTGAGCGGGAGCCGCAGCACGCCACTGACCATCGCCTGCGTCGAGGTCGCCGACTCCATCTGCTTCGACGTCGCCTACGACGACGGCATCAAGACGCAGGTCGACCACGGGGCCGAGCTGCTGGCCGTGCAGACCAGCAACGCCAGCTTCATCTTCACCGACCAGATCGAGCAGCAGTTCGCGATCACCCGGGCCCGCGCCATCGAGACCGGCCGCTACGTCGTCGTCGCGGCCACCAACGGCGTCTCGGGCGTCATCGCCCCCGACGGCTCGGTCGTCGAGCGCACCCAGCGGCGCACCCAGGACGTCGTGGTCCAGACGGTGGACCTCAAGAGCGGCCGGACACCCGGGCTCGCGGTGGGGGAGGTGCTGCGGGCCGGCACCCCCGTGGTGACGGTCCTCGGCGTGCTGTGCGGGATCATCGTCGGCAGGCGCAAGCCGACGACCGCCGTCCAGCCGCCACCCAGGATCGAGGACCCCGACGCGTGA
- a CDS encoding OAM dimerization domain-containing protein codes for MSDPTAPDPLRPVVPYGDTTGDAMVQISFTLPMPHSKIAEGSAQQLANKMGMDPALVVHAKPMGPDFTFFVVYGRVNHVVDPSIVQVVERDYPLLTPKEVNAAVKRSLRRRLTVVGACIGTDAHTVGIDAILNIKGFAGEKGLEYYRELKVVNLGAQVSVPQLVERARAERADAVLVSQVVTQRDAHLLNTREMSAAFRESYPSDKRPLLIVGGPRFDENMAGELGVDRVFGRGTTPGEVASFIAHRLAATKVA; via the coding sequence ATGAGCGACCCGACCGCTCCCGATCCGCTGCGGCCGGTGGTGCCCTACGGCGACACCACCGGCGACGCCATGGTGCAGATCAGCTTCACCCTGCCGATGCCGCACTCCAAGATCGCCGAGGGCTCGGCCCAGCAGCTGGCCAACAAGATGGGGATGGATCCCGCGCTGGTCGTGCACGCCAAGCCGATGGGACCCGACTTCACGTTCTTCGTGGTCTACGGGCGGGTCAACCACGTCGTCGACCCGAGCATCGTCCAGGTCGTCGAGCGCGACTACCCGCTGCTGACACCCAAGGAGGTCAACGCGGCCGTCAAGCGCTCGCTGCGCCGCCGGCTCACGGTCGTGGGCGCCTGCATCGGCACCGACGCCCACACGGTCGGCATCGACGCCATCCTCAACATCAAGGGCTTCGCGGGCGAGAAGGGTCTCGAGTACTACCGCGAGCTCAAGGTCGTCAACCTCGGCGCCCAGGTCTCGGTGCCCCAGCTCGTCGAGCGGGCCCGTGCCGAGAGGGCCGACGCCGTCCTGGTCTCGCAGGTCGTCACCCAGCGCGACGCCCACCTGCTCAACACCCGCGAGATGTCCGCGGCCTTCCGCGAGTCCTACCCCTCCGACAAGCGCCCGCTGCTCATCGTCGGCGGCCCGCGCTTCGACGAGAACATGGCCGGCGAGCTCGGTGTCGACCGCGTCTTCGGACGCGGTACGACGCCCGGTGAGGTCGCCTCCTTCATCGCCCACCGACTCGCCGCCACGAAGGTCGCCTGA
- a CDS encoding RNA polymerase-binding protein RbpA — translation MAERTLRGARLGGQSFEDERGIEFAARQQVGYRCQHGHDFEITMSVEADVPAVWECPRCGAEGLSTSGIERVEKAEKPVRTHWDMLLERRSEKELEDILKERLELLRGGEIGPAHLHRASSKKKARATA, via the coding sequence ATGGCAGAGCGCACACTGCGTGGCGCACGACTGGGTGGTCAGAGCTTCGAGGACGAGCGCGGCATCGAGTTCGCCGCCCGTCAGCAGGTCGGCTACCGGTGCCAGCACGGTCACGACTTCGAGATCACCATGTCGGTCGAGGCCGACGTGCCGGCGGTCTGGGAGTGCCCCCGCTGCGGCGCCGAAGGCCTCAGCACGTCCGGCATCGAGCGTGTCGAGAAGGCCGAGAAGCCGGTCCGCACCCACTGGGACATGCTGCTCGAACGCCGCTCCGAGAAGGAGCTCGAGGACATCCTCAAGGAGCGTCTCGAGCTGCTGCGTGGCGGCGAGATCGGGCCGGCCCACCTGCACCGCGCCTCGTCGAAGAAGAAGGCACGCGCGACCGCCTGA
- a CDS encoding MFS transporter, giving the protein MTSFADLAPLERAQEQKAWYWYDWANSAYFTTVLSVMFAPYMIEVAGKAAGCPDNLDDAASCGNTVGLLGLDLAAGSLPFYLTSFATILSAFVLPVVGAFVDRSSHKKRHMAFFAWAGAAFASLLFFMKDDDWQIGAVAVVFSSVLAGCSLVSYSAILVDISTEDERDRVSSRGWAFGYLGGGVLLAINLGMFLGHDAIGLSSGFAVRLSLLSAAVWWAGFTIIPFLRLRDRDPVDPVAVTGSVLDRSFGQLWRTLKELRGYPMTLTFLAAYLFFNDGIQTVIYAASTYGSKTLGFGDSVLIGTILLIQFVAFGGALLFGRIAARVGSYKPILYGVFVWIVIVVLAFFLPEGNVPLFMLIAVAIGLVLGGTQALSRSFFSLLIPRGREGEYFALYNACERGTSWLGTFVFAVMFQLTDSYRPALLALIAFFAVGAFFLLRLDPERGIREAGNTVPEPLRTATGTQG; this is encoded by the coding sequence ATGACCTCGTTCGCCGACCTGGCGCCGCTCGAGCGCGCCCAGGAGCAGAAGGCCTGGTACTGGTACGACTGGGCCAACAGCGCCTACTTCACCACGGTGCTGAGCGTCATGTTCGCGCCCTACATGATCGAGGTCGCCGGCAAGGCCGCCGGCTGCCCCGACAACCTCGACGACGCCGCCTCGTGCGGCAACACCGTCGGGCTCCTGGGGCTCGACCTCGCCGCCGGGTCGCTGCCGTTCTACCTCACCAGCTTCGCCACGATCCTGAGCGCGTTCGTGCTCCCGGTCGTCGGCGCCTTCGTCGACCGCTCCTCGCACAAGAAGCGGCACATGGCCTTCTTCGCCTGGGCCGGCGCGGCGTTCGCCTCGCTGCTGTTCTTCATGAAGGACGACGACTGGCAGATCGGCGCGGTCGCGGTCGTGTTCTCCAGCGTGCTGGCCGGCTGCTCGCTGGTGAGCTACTCGGCGATCCTGGTCGACATCTCGACCGAGGACGAGCGCGACCGGGTCTCCTCGCGCGGCTGGGCCTTCGGTTACCTCGGCGGCGGGGTCCTGCTGGCGATCAACCTCGGCATGTTCCTCGGTCACGACGCCATCGGTCTCTCCAGCGGGTTCGCGGTGCGGCTCTCGCTGCTGTCGGCGGCGGTGTGGTGGGCCGGGTTCACGATCATCCCGTTCCTGCGCCTGCGCGACCGCGACCCGGTCGACCCGGTCGCGGTCACCGGCAGCGTCCTGGACCGCAGCTTCGGCCAGCTCTGGCGCACCCTGAAGGAGCTGCGCGGCTACCCGATGACGCTGACCTTCCTCGCGGCGTACCTGTTCTTCAACGACGGCATCCAGACCGTGATCTACGCCGCGTCGACCTACGGCTCCAAGACGCTCGGCTTCGGCGACAGCGTGCTGATCGGCACGATCCTGCTCATCCAGTTCGTCGCCTTCGGCGGCGCCCTGCTCTTCGGGAGGATCGCGGCCAGGGTGGGCAGCTACAAGCCGATCCTCTACGGCGTCTTCGTGTGGATCGTCATCGTGGTCCTGGCGTTCTTCCTGCCCGAGGGCAACGTGCCGCTCTTCATGCTGATCGCGGTGGCGATCGGGCTGGTCCTGGGCGGCACCCAGGCGCTGTCGCGGTCCTTCTTCAGCCTGCTGATCCCCCGGGGCCGCGAGGGCGAGTACTTCGCGCTCTACAACGCCTGCGAGCGAGGTACGTCGTGGCTCGGCACGTTCGTGTTCGCCGTGATGTTCCAGCTCACCGACTCCTACCGGCCGGCGCTGCTCGCCCTGATCGCCTTCTTCGCCGTCGGCGCGTTCTTCCTCCTACGGCTCGATCCCGAGCGCGGCATCCGCGAGGCCGGCAACACCGTGCCGGAACCGCTGCGCACCGCGACCGGCACGCAGGGCTGA
- a CDS encoding DUF3072 domain-containing protein, which yields MTESNTHSTDATDPTEPTGSTEEVLGAGAGNTTEKDPHDWVTGDEPMTGAQRSYLDTLARQAGETLSADLTKAEASEHIERLQESTGRGTDS from the coding sequence ATGACTGAATCGAACACGCATTCGACCGACGCCACGGACCCGACGGAGCCCACCGGCTCGACCGAGGAGGTCCTCGGCGCCGGCGCCGGCAACACGACCGAGAAGGACCCCCACGACTGGGTCACCGGTGACGAGCCGATGACCGGCGCCCAGCGCAGCTACCTCGACACGCTGGCCCGTCAGGCGGGGGAGACCCTGTCGGCCGACCTGACCAAGGCCGAGGCGTCCGAGCACATCGAGCGGCTCCAGGAGTCGACCGGTCGGGGCACCGACTCCTGA
- a CDS encoding FxsA family protein → MATDRPVRPERPERAAGAGRSRRRSRLTWVLFVLFVVVPIIEIYVLIQVGQVIGGWWTVALLIADSILGSWLVKREGGRAWRGLRSALETGRMPATELADGALILVGGTLMLSPGFVSDVFGILLILPFTRPVFRALLARIVTRRLAVIGPLGGPGAGRGPDARRPGPVVRGEVVED, encoded by the coding sequence ATGGCCACCGACCGTCCCGTCCGACCCGAGCGACCCGAACGAGCGGCGGGCGCCGGACGGTCGCGGCGGCGCAGCCGCCTGACGTGGGTGCTGTTCGTGCTGTTCGTGGTCGTGCCGATTATCGAGATCTACGTGCTCATCCAGGTCGGGCAGGTCATCGGCGGGTGGTGGACCGTGGCCCTGCTCATCGCCGACAGCATCCTCGGCAGCTGGCTGGTCAAGCGCGAGGGTGGTCGGGCGTGGCGCGGCCTGCGGTCGGCGCTCGAGACTGGCCGGATGCCCGCCACCGAGCTCGCCGACGGGGCGCTGATCCTGGTCGGCGGCACCCTGATGCTGAGCCCCGGCTTCGTCTCCGACGTGTTCGGCATCCTGCTCATCCTGCCGTTCACCCGGCCGGTGTTCCGGGCGCTGCTGGCCCGGATCGTGACCCGTCGGCTCGCGGTTATCGGACCGCTCGGCGGCCCGGGCGCCGGACGGGGCCCGGACGCACGACGCCCCGGACCTGTGGTCCGGGGCGAGGTGGTCGAGGACTAG
- a CDS encoding helix-turn-helix domain-containing protein, whose product MAVDYKGRIGNLIRDARKHRGLTQTQLADLLSTSQSAINRIEKGHQNLSLEMLARIGEALDSEIVALGAGPTHLRVQGPTTLSGSIEVKTSKNAGVALLCASLLNRGRTTLRRVARIEEVNRLLEVLNSIGVQTRWIGDDDLEIIPPREFDLSRINEEAARRTRSVIMFLGPLLHRAETFDLPYAGGCNLGTRTVEPHMTALRPFGLEVKATDGSYHAQVDRAVGPRRPIVLTERGDTVTENALMAAALHPGETIIRNASSNYMVQDLCFYLQKLGVEIEGIGTTTLRITGLATIDVDVDYAPSEDPIEAMSLLAAAIVTKSSITITRVPIEFLEIELAVLEEMNFHYERSEEYVARNGHTRLVDLHTKPSQLVAPLDKIHPMPFPGLNIDNLPFFAVIAAVADGQTFLHDWVYENRAIYLTELTKLGGHVKLLDPHRVMIEGPTSFSGAELVCPPALRPAVVILLAMLASKGTSVLRSTYVIHRGYEDLAERLSALGANIETFRDI is encoded by the coding sequence ATGGCAGTGGACTACAAAGGACGCATCGGCAACCTCATCCGTGACGCGCGCAAGCACCGGGGCCTGACCCAGACCCAGCTCGCCGATCTGCTGAGCACAAGCCAGAGCGCGATCAACCGGATCGAGAAGGGCCACCAGAACCTCTCGCTCGAGATGCTGGCCCGCATCGGCGAGGCGCTCGACTCCGAGATCGTCGCCCTCGGCGCCGGCCCGACGCACCTGCGCGTCCAGGGCCCCACCACGCTGTCGGGCTCGATCGAGGTCAAGACCTCCAAGAACGCCGGCGTCGCGCTCCTGTGCGCCTCGCTGCTCAACCGCGGCCGGACCACGCTGCGCCGAGTGGCGCGCATCGAGGAGGTCAACCGGCTGCTCGAGGTGCTCAACAGCATCGGCGTGCAGACCCGGTGGATCGGCGACGACGACCTCGAGATCATCCCGCCCCGTGAGTTCGACCTGAGCCGGATCAACGAGGAGGCCGCCCGTCGGACCCGCTCGGTCATCATGTTCCTCGGCCCGCTGCTCCACCGCGCCGAGACCTTCGACCTCCCCTACGCCGGCGGCTGCAACCTCGGCACCCGCACCGTCGAGCCCCACATGACCGCGCTGCGACCCTTCGGGCTCGAGGTCAAGGCGACCGACGGCAGCTACCACGCCCAGGTCGACCGGGCCGTCGGCCCCCGGCGCCCGATCGTGCTCACCGAGCGCGGCGACACCGTCACCGAGAACGCCCTGATGGCCGCGGCCCTCCACCCGGGCGAGACGATCATCCGCAACGCCTCGTCCAACTACATGGTCCAGGACCTCTGCTTCTACCTGCAGAAGCTCGGCGTCGAGATCGAGGGCATCGGCACCACGACGCTGCGCATCACCGGGCTGGCGACCATCGACGTCGACGTCGACTACGCCCCCAGCGAGGACCCGATCGAGGCGATGTCGCTGCTCGCGGCCGCCATCGTCACCAAGTCGTCGATCACGATCACCCGGGTGCCGATCGAGTTCCTTGAGATCGAGCTGGCGGTGCTCGAGGAGATGAACTTCCACTACGAGCGCTCCGAGGAGTACGTCGCCCGCAACGGCCACACGCGCTTGGTCGACCTCCACACCAAGCCGTCGCAGCTGGTCGCCCCGCTCGACAAGATCCACCCGATGCCGTTCCCGGGCCTCAACATCGACAACCTGCCGTTCTTCGCGGTCATCGCCGCGGTGGCCGACGGACAGACCTTCCTGCACGACTGGGTCTACGAGAACCGCGCGATCTACCTCACCGAGCTCACCAAGCTCGGCGGTCACGTCAAGCTGCTCGACCCCCACCGCGTGATGATCGAGGGCCCCACGTCGTTCTCGGGCGCCGAGCTGGTCTGCCCCCCGGCGCTGCGTCCCGCGGTCGTCATCCTGCTGGCGATGCTCGCCTCGAAGGGCACCTCGGTGCTGCGCTCGACCTACGTGATCCACCGCGGCTACGAGGACCTCGCCGAGCGCCTCAGCGCCCTGGGCGCCAACATCGAGACCTTCCGCGACATCTGA
- a CDS encoding glycerophosphodiester phosphodiesterase, with protein sequence MTSPRTGRPYLDEVCEQPGTVLALAHRGGAYHPEIEGLENTLAAFRHAASLGYRYLETDVHATADGVLLAFHDDVLDRVSDQQGAIAALTHADVRRARVGGREEIPTLAALLDELPGARFNIDLKADGAVRPLADLISARNLWDDVLVGSFSTARVREFRRLTAGRVATSASNAEAVGFVTGVRRRADFDALQLPHRRGRLVVTTARLVRRAHAARKHVHVWTIDAEEEMRVLLDRGVDGMFTDRTDTLKHVLAERGQWQDHDLGRDP encoded by the coding sequence GTGACCTCACCGCGCACCGGCCGTCCCTACCTCGACGAGGTGTGTGAACAGCCGGGCACGGTGCTCGCGCTGGCCCACCGCGGCGGCGCCTACCACCCCGAGATCGAGGGCCTCGAGAACACCCTCGCCGCCTTCCGGCACGCCGCCTCCCTCGGCTACCGCTACCTCGAGACCGACGTGCACGCGACCGCCGACGGCGTCCTGCTGGCCTTCCACGACGACGTGCTCGACCGGGTCAGCGACCAGCAGGGCGCGATCGCCGCGCTCACCCACGCCGACGTACGCCGGGCGCGCGTCGGGGGCCGCGAGGAGATCCCGACCCTGGCCGCGCTCCTCGACGAGCTGCCGGGGGCCCGCTTCAACATCGACCTCAAGGCCGACGGTGCGGTCCGTCCGCTCGCCGACCTGATCAGCGCCCGCAACCTCTGGGACGACGTCCTGGTCGGCTCCTTCTCGACGGCCAGGGTCCGTGAGTTCCGGCGGCTCACCGCCGGGCGCGTGGCCACGTCGGCCTCGAACGCCGAGGCCGTGGGCTTCGTCACCGGCGTACGCCGGCGCGCCGACTTCGACGCCCTCCAGCTGCCGCACCGCCGGGGCCGTCTCGTGGTCACCACGGCGCGGCTGGTGCGCCGGGCCCACGCGGCGCGCAAGCATGTGCACGTCTGGACGATCGACGCGGAGGAGGAGATGAGGGTGCTGCTCGACCGTGGCGTCGACGGCATGTTCACCGACCGCACCGACACGCTGAAGCACGTGCTCGCCGAGCGCGGCCAGTGGCAGGACCACGACCTGGGAAGGGACCCATGA
- a CDS encoding zinc-dependent alcohol dehydrogenase family protein, which translates to MKATVIHGPRDIRFEEVPDPTIQKPTDAIVKVHASCICGSDLWPYRGDDETESAHTIGHECLGVVEEVGSGVRDFRPGDFVVVPFDHCDNTCPACLNGAHSACDNFGITKSGQAEYALVTQADGSLVKTDGVPDADLVPSLLALSDVMATGWHAAVAAGVREGGTAVVVGDGAVGLCGVLAAAHLGAETVIAMSRHAPRQELARRFGATHVVAERGKEGVTAVKDILGGVGGDAVLECVGNGPAFEQAFRVARPGATVGFVGVPHGAEAPLRTMFSKNIGLAGGIAPVRRYLPELLQLVLDRVIDPGQVFDLTLPLDQVADGYRAMDERTAIKVLLQP; encoded by the coding sequence ATGAAGGCAACGGTGATCCACGGCCCCCGCGACATCCGGTTCGAGGAGGTTCCCGACCCCACGATCCAGAAGCCGACCGACGCGATCGTCAAGGTGCACGCCTCGTGCATCTGCGGGTCCGACCTGTGGCCCTACCGAGGTGACGACGAGACCGAGAGCGCCCACACGATCGGGCACGAGTGCCTCGGCGTCGTGGAGGAGGTCGGCTCCGGCGTACGCGACTTCCGCCCCGGTGACTTCGTCGTCGTGCCGTTCGACCACTGCGACAACACCTGTCCGGCGTGCCTCAACGGCGCGCACTCGGCGTGCGACAACTTCGGCATCACCAAGAGCGGCCAGGCCGAGTACGCCCTGGTCACCCAGGCCGACGGGTCGCTGGTCAAGACCGACGGCGTGCCCGACGCCGATCTGGTCCCGTCGTTGCTCGCGCTCTCCGACGTGATGGCCACGGGCTGGCACGCCGCCGTGGCCGCGGGCGTCCGCGAGGGCGGCACCGCGGTCGTGGTCGGCGACGGCGCGGTCGGGCTCTGCGGCGTGCTGGCGGCGGCCCACCTGGGCGCCGAGACGGTGATCGCGATGTCGCGCCACGCGCCGCGACAGGAGCTGGCCCGCCGGTTCGGGGCGACGCACGTCGTGGCCGAGCGCGGCAAGGAGGGCGTCACGGCCGTCAAGGACATCCTCGGCGGCGTGGGAGGCGACGCGGTGCTCGAGTGCGTCGGCAACGGGCCGGCCTTCGAGCAGGCCTTCCGCGTGGCGCGCCCCGGCGCGACCGTCGGGTTCGTCGGCGTACCCCACGGGGCGGAGGCACCGCTGCGGACCATGTTCAGCAAGAACATCGGCCTGGCCGGCGGCATCGCGCCCGTCCGCCGCTACCTGCCCGAGCTGCTCCAGCTGGTCCTCGACCGCGTCATCGACCCGGGACAGGTCTTCGACCTGACGCTGCCGCTCGACCAGGTGGCCGACGGCTACCGCGCGATGGACGAGCGGACCGCGATCAAGGTGCTGCTCCAGCCCTGA